The Daphnia pulex isolate KAP4 chromosome 3, ASM2113471v1 genome includes a region encoding these proteins:
- the LOC124191143 gene encoding solute carrier family 35 member C2-like has protein sequence MPLSKSRLNTHSHHLSFSQVSNQSEQKRSVDGLVLSARNRSPSCASFSSQLSMESNPGKTTKVAKTSDTSIKQGFCKIIFRTLLLVLLYYLSSIGLTFYQKWLMRKLHYPLSIVITHLVVKFMLAAACRIVWEYWTNHKRPILAWQPYTVQLAPAGIASALDIGLSNWSLEFITVSLYTMSKSTAIIFIMGFALLFKLEKKHWTLLVVVVMISGGLVMFTYQATQFNLGGFLMVMFASFLSGLRWTLSQMVMQKSEMGLANPIDMMYHIQPWMIVTLLPFAMAFEGLSLAMTKDVFRFVDTYHLFIVLGEVLVGAVIAFFMELTEYLLVSYTSSLTLSVSGIIKEVLTLTLAVLITHDEMNPINAAGLVICLLGITLHVALKAVRIHNESKASSLAVFKTKHVGEEELLMNLMNSDSEEMAP, from the exons ATGCCTTTAAGCAAATCCAGGTTGAACACACATTCCCATCATCTGTCTTTTTCCCAAGTGAGCAATCAATCTGAACAGAAAAGAAGTGTTGATGGATTAGTTCTGTCTGCAAGAAACCGTAGTCCAAGCTGTGCAAGCTTTTCATCACAATTAAGTATGGAGAGCAACccaggaaaaacaacaaaagtagCCAAAACTTCTGATACAAGTATCAAGCAAGGATTctgtaaaataatattcagGACTTTGCTACTTGTGCTACTCTACTATCTTTCATCCATTGGACTTACTTTTTACCAAAAATGGCTTATGAGA aaACTTCACTATCCATTATCCATTGTGATAACTCATCTAGTTGTAAAATTTAtgcttgctgctgcttgtCGGATTGTGTGGGAATATTGGACTAATCACAAGAGACCAATCTTAGCTTGGCAGCCATATACAGTCCAACTAGCACCTGCAGGAATTGCTTCTGCACTTGACATTGGACTTTCTAATTGGAGTTTAGAATTCATCACTGTATCACT GTATACTATGTCAAAATCCACTGCCATTATATTTATTATGGGATTTGCTTTGCTtttcaaattagaaaaaaag CATTGGACCCTTCTTGTGGTTGTTGTGATGATATCTGGTGGCCTAGTCATGTTTACTTACCAG gctACCCAGTTTAATCTTGGAGGATTCTTAATGGTTATGTTTGCTTCATTTCTAag TGGATTAAGATGGACTTTATCGCAAATGGTGATGCAGAAATCAGAAATGGGCCTAGCAAATCCTATTGATATGATGTATCACATCCAGCCATGGATGATAGTCACTTTGCTTCCATTTGCAATGGCTTTTGAAG GTTTGAGTTTAGCTATGACCAAGGATGTCTTCCGTTTCGTTGATACCTACCACCTATTCATAGTTCTCGGAGAAGTTCTAGTAGGGGCAGTTATTGCTTTTTTCATGGAACTTACCGAATATTTGCTAGTGTCTTATACTTCGAGTTTGACACTTTCTGTCTCTGGCATAATAAAG GAAGTTCTTACGCTAACGCTCGCTGTTCTGATAACCCACGATGAAATGAATCCAATCAACGCGGCCGGTCTAGTTATTTGCCTTCTTGGGATAACACTTCATGTAGCCTTAAAG GCTGTAAGAATTCATAATGAATCCAAAGCGTCATCCTTGGCAGTTTTCAAAACTAAGCAtgttggagaagaagaactgcTTATGAATTTGATGAACTCTGACAGTGAAGAAATGGCACCATAA